The following proteins are encoded in a genomic region of Bufo bufo chromosome 11, aBufBuf1.1, whole genome shotgun sequence:
- the LOC120982598 gene encoding uncharacterized protein LOC120982598 isoform X2: MAQQRQNPPTEIERSMEKIITCFQRYAGKEGNQASMNYKEFEKFMNTELVSFTKNQRDPSILQKMMQSVDGGVDGKKDQEMDFQEFLNLIGGIMVACNDALAKCPQEKKNPVPATKPTEMESAMENIIRVFQHYAGKKGDKNQLNYTEFEAFMKTELKSFTDSQKDPNIVRKLMESVDGAVDGKQDRELNFQEFMNLIGGIMVACHDAMMRHLKRV, translated from the exons GCACAACAACGACAGAATCCCCCAACTGAGATCGAGCGGTCAATGGAGAAGATCATCACCTGCTTCCAGAGATACGCCGGCAAGGAGGGCAACCAGGCCTCCATGAACTACAAAGAGTTTGAGAAGTTCATGAACACGGAGCTGGTGTCCTTCACCAAG AACCAGAGGGACCCATCCATCCTACAGAAGATGATGCAATCTGTGGACGGTGGGGTTGATGGGAAAAAGGACCAGGAGATGGACTTCCAGGAGTTCCTCAACCTCATCGGGGGCATCATGGTGGCTTGTAACGACGCCCTGGCCAAGTGCCCCCAAGAAAAGAAG AATCCAGTCCCAGCCACAAAACCCACAGAAATGGAGTCCGCCATGGAGAACATCATCCGGGTCTTCCAGCACTACGCCGGCAAGAAAGGAGACAAGAACCAGTTGAATTACACAGAGTTTGAGGCCTTCATGAAGACCGAGCTGAAGTCCTTCACAGAT AGCCAGAAGGACCCGAACATTGTGCGCAAGCTGATGGAGTCGGTGGACGGAGCAGTGGACGGTAAACAGGACAGAGAGCTGAACTTCCAGGAGTTCATGAACCTGATAGGTGGCATCATGGTGGCTTGTCATGACGCTATGATGAGACACCTGAAGAGGGTGTGA
- the LOC120982598 gene encoding uncharacterized protein LOC120982598 isoform X1 — MAQQRQNPPTEIERSMEKIITCFQRYAGKEGNQASMNYKEFEKFMNTELVSFTKNQRDPSILQKMMQSVDGGVDGKKDQEMDFQEFLNLIGGIMVACNDALAKCPQEKKVNPVPATKPTEMESAMENIIRVFQHYAGKKGDKNQLNYTEFEAFMKTELKSFTDSQKDPNIVRKLMESVDGAVDGKQDRELNFQEFMNLIGGIMVACHDAMMRHLKRV; from the exons GCACAACAACGACAGAATCCCCCAACTGAGATCGAGCGGTCAATGGAGAAGATCATCACCTGCTTCCAGAGATACGCCGGCAAGGAGGGCAACCAGGCCTCCATGAACTACAAAGAGTTTGAGAAGTTCATGAACACGGAGCTGGTGTCCTTCACCAAG AACCAGAGGGACCCATCCATCCTACAGAAGATGATGCAATCTGTGGACGGTGGGGTTGATGGGAAAAAGGACCAGGAGATGGACTTCCAGGAGTTCCTCAACCTCATCGGGGGCATCATGGTGGCTTGTAACGACGCCCTGGCCAAGTGCCCCCAAGAAAAGAAGGTA AATCCAGTCCCAGCCACAAAACCCACAGAAATGGAGTCCGCCATGGAGAACATCATCCGGGTCTTCCAGCACTACGCCGGCAAGAAAGGAGACAAGAACCAGTTGAATTACACAGAGTTTGAGGCCTTCATGAAGACCGAGCTGAAGTCCTTCACAGAT AGCCAGAAGGACCCGAACATTGTGCGCAAGCTGATGGAGTCGGTGGACGGAGCAGTGGACGGTAAACAGGACAGAGAGCTGAACTTCCAGGAGTTCATGAACCTGATAGGTGGCATCATGGTGGCTTGTCATGACGCTATGATGAGACACCTGAAGAGGGTGTGA